The Sphingomonas sp. OV641 DNA window GTTCCCAGGCGAGATCGGCGGCGGGCTTGTTGTAGCGCGCGGCGGAGGTGTCGTTGTTGAAGGCGTGGTCGACGCCGGAATAGGTGAACGCCTCCACCGGCTTTCCGGCTGCCTTCAGCGCGGCCACCCAGGGCTCGCCCGTCTGGGCGACACGCGTGTCGGTGCCGGCATAATGCAGCATCAGCGGCACGCCTATCTTTGCCGCCTCCGACGGCGCGGGCGCGGGGCCATAATAAGATACGCCGGCGTCGATACCGCCGGCCACCGCCATGCGGTTCACAAAGGCGCCGCCCCAGCAGAAGCCGACGACGCCGACCTTCCCCGAGGCGCGTGACATCCCCCGCGCCTCATCCGCAAAGGCACGCGCCTGGGCGAGTGCGAGATCATAGTTGACCGCGTTGATCAGCTCGCGCGCCTTGTCCTCGTCGGTTGGCGTGCCGCCCTGCGGGGCGAGCAGATCGGGCGCGATCGCCAGAAAGCCGGCAAGCGCGATGCGGCGCGCGACATCCTGAATATGCGGGGTGAG harbors:
- a CDS encoding dienelactone hydrolase family protein — translated: MTDPSLRDRAVQLYDAFTHDHRDRRTLLRQMTALAGSVVAAEALIAGIAASPAAAAIVDPADKRLDAGMRSGTAAGQPSRAYYAAPKGKEAAAARLGAVLVIHENRGLTPHIQDVARRIALAGFLAIAPDLLAPQGGTPTDEDKARELINAVNYDLALAQARAFADEARGMSRASGKVGVVGFCWGGAFVNRMAVAGGIDAGVSYYGPAPAPSEAAKIGVPLMLHYAGTDTRVAQTGEPWVAALKAAGKPVEAFTYSGVDHAFNNDTSAARYNKPAADLAWERTTTFLHGHLDA